The Apibacter raozihei genome contains a region encoding:
- a CDS encoding tetratricopeptide repeat protein, which yields MNKYIKLVIAAAIIALGVYFMFNRQIALGIFIVLLSALPIALFLRNEYILLAFWKLRKQDLPGARKWLDKITNIKSQLIRKQYGYYHYLMGLTESQGNSAKAESYMKTALEYGLSFKHDRAMATLNLAAGAMMRGNKNEAERLLNETKKLDTSNMLGDQIKMMKEQMKKVSVSRSQMINPNMRSRSKFMR from the coding sequence ATGAATAAGTATATAAAACTTGTTATTGCAGCAGCAATAATTGCTTTAGGTGTTTACTTTATGTTTAACCGCCAGATTGCTTTAGGTATTTTCATCGTACTACTTTCGGCTTTACCCATCGCTTTATTTTTAAGAAATGAGTATATTTTACTGGCATTCTGGAAACTAAGAAAACAGGATTTGCCCGGAGCCAGGAAATGGCTGGACAAAATTACTAATATAAAAAGTCAGCTGATTCGTAAGCAGTACGGATACTACCATTACCTAATGGGATTAACCGAATCGCAGGGTAATTCGGCAAAAGCAGAATCCTATATGAAAACTGCGTTGGAATACGGATTAAGCTTTAAGCACGACCGGGCTATGGCTACGTTGAACCTGGCTGCGGGAGCAATGATGAGAGGAAACAAAAATGAAGCGGAAAGACTTCTGAATGAAACTAAAAAACTGGATACTTCCAACATGCTGGGCGACCAGATTAAAATGATGAAAGAGCAAATGAAAAAAGTGAGTGTTTCAAGAAGCCAGATGATTAATCCGAATATGAGAAGCCGCTCAAAATTTATGAGATAA
- the rho gene encoding transcription termination factor Rho — MFEEQKLKAMKVAELQDIANQLEIKSSGLKKTELIESILKNQNKEIIDHKPSESETDSSEDSKPSVEKRPRKRITSGKSQKEISFSDNQFVPRSVVKEENQNSKADPGTTPEVLVAEEEAKEIPVYRKPQVILRKSAESTHFQKTGGAVREDKKSSDEEDKGGFQRQKNNNNHSNNHNNNNKNDYRQNNGNKYRSADYEFDGIINTEGVLEITQDGYGFLRSSDFNYLSSPDDVYVSPSQIKLFGLKTGDTVTGEVRPPKEGEKFFPLVKIVEINGREPSFVRDRVSFEHLTPLFPEEKFKLAGTGATMSTRVVDLFSPIGKGQRGMIVAQPKTGKTLLLKDIANVISLNHPEVYMIVLLIDERPEEVTDMQRSVKGEVIASTFDESAEKHVKVANIVLSKAQRMVECGHDVVILLDSITRLARAYNTVSPASGKVLSGGVDANALHKPKRFFGAARNIEGGGSLTIIATALIDTGSKMDEVIFEEFKGTGNMELQLDRKIANKRIYPAIDLVSSSTRRDDLLLDAVTQQRMWILRNHLADMNPLEAMEFLKSRLDRSLSNEEFLLTMNQ; from the coding sequence ATGTTTGAGGAACAAAAGCTAAAGGCAATGAAAGTGGCTGAATTGCAGGACATTGCCAATCAATTAGAAATTAAGAGTTCAGGATTAAAAAAAACAGAATTAATAGAATCTATCTTAAAAAATCAAAACAAGGAAATTATTGATCATAAGCCTTCTGAGTCTGAAACTGATTCATCTGAAGATTCCAAACCTTCAGTAGAAAAAAGACCAAGAAAGAGAATCACTTCCGGAAAAAGCCAGAAAGAAATTTCATTTTCCGATAATCAGTTTGTTCCCCGTTCTGTTGTTAAAGAAGAAAATCAAAATTCTAAAGCCGACCCAGGCACAACTCCTGAAGTGCTGGTAGCAGAGGAAGAAGCAAAAGAAATTCCTGTTTACAGAAAACCTCAGGTTATTTTACGGAAAAGTGCAGAAAGTACACATTTTCAAAAAACCGGCGGTGCGGTAAGAGAAGATAAAAAATCTTCAGATGAAGAGGATAAAGGTGGTTTTCAAAGACAAAAAAACAATAATAATCATAGCAACAACCATAATAATAACAATAAAAATGATTACAGGCAGAATAATGGTAATAAGTACCGTTCTGCTGACTATGAATTTGATGGTATTATTAATACGGAAGGTGTACTGGAAATTACTCAGGACGGATACGGTTTTTTACGTTCCTCAGACTTCAACTATCTTTCTTCTCCTGATGATGTGTATGTTTCCCCTTCTCAAATAAAGCTTTTTGGTTTAAAAACAGGAGATACGGTAACCGGAGAAGTTCGGCCACCTAAAGAAGGAGAAAAGTTTTTTCCTTTAGTTAAAATTGTAGAAATAAACGGACGAGAACCCTCATTTGTAAGAGACAGAGTTTCTTTTGAGCACTTAACACCTTTATTTCCCGAAGAAAAATTTAAATTAGCAGGTACCGGAGCCACTATGTCTACCCGTGTGGTGGATCTTTTTTCACCTATTGGAAAAGGTCAGAGAGGAATGATTGTAGCTCAGCCTAAAACAGGTAAAACCTTGCTTTTAAAAGATATAGCTAATGTAATATCTCTTAATCATCCGGAGGTATATATGATTGTCTTATTAATCGACGAACGTCCGGAAGAGGTAACTGATATGCAGAGAAGTGTAAAAGGAGAAGTGATTGCTTCCACTTTTGACGAGTCTGCTGAAAAACATGTGAAAGTGGCAAATATTGTTTTGTCAAAAGCTCAAAGAATGGTGGAGTGCGGTCATGATGTAGTGATTCTTTTAGATTCCATTACGCGTTTAGCCAGAGCATACAACACTGTTTCTCCAGCTTCCGGAAAAGTACTTTCCGGTGGGGTGGATGCAAATGCTCTTCACAAACCTAAGCGCTTTTTCGGTGCTGCCAGAAATATAGAAGGGGGAGGTTCTCTTACCATTATAGCTACCGCTCTTATAGATACAGGTTCTAAAATGGATGAAGTTATTTTTGAAGAATTCAAAGGTACGGGAAATATGGAGCTGCAGCTGGATAGAAAAATTGCCAACAAAAGAATTTATCCTGCTATTGATCTGGTATCTTCATCTACCCGTAGGGATGACTTGTTGCTGGATGCAGTAACGCAGCAAAGAATGTGGATTTTAAGAAATCATTTGGCTGATATGAATCCGCTGGAAGCGATGGAATTTTTAAAGAGCCGGTTAGACAGGTCTCTTTCTAATGAAGAATTTTTGCTGACTATGAATCAATAA
- a CDS encoding DUF4293 family protein: MIQRIQSLYLTLTGVIGIIVGYVTDFIPNELIDMITLFAIGFLAFISLFCFKNRNLQKKINYFNIIINVVLIGFMVYALLNTPGGVFSPEKGVELLVPVLLIILLAMANKYINKDEKLIKSVDRFR, encoded by the coding sequence TTGATTCAAAGAATTCAAAGTTTATATCTTACCCTAACCGGTGTTATAGGGATTATCGTGGGATATGTCACTGATTTTATTCCGAATGAACTGATCGATATGATCACTTTGTTTGCAATTGGTTTTTTAGCTTTTATCTCGCTCTTCTGTTTCAAGAACAGAAATTTACAAAAGAAAATTAATTATTTCAATATAATTATCAACGTAGTGTTAATTGGTTTTATGGTTTATGCTCTGCTAAATACTCCTGGAGGAGTTTTTTCTCCTGAGAAAGGGGTTGAGTTACTCGTTCCGGTTCTGCTGATTATTCTGCTCGCCATGGCAAATAAATATATCAATAAGGACGAGAAACTTATAAAATCTGTAGACAGATTTCGGTAA
- the ruvC gene encoding crossover junction endodeoxyribonuclease RuvC produces the protein MTEKIIIGIDPGTNVMGYGVISIKGKKMSLLCIDELLLNKLDSHALKLKKIFDKTLSLIDTYHPDELAIEEPFYAKNVQSMLKLGRAQGVAMAAGLLREIPITEYLPKKVKMAITGNGNASKEQVAGMLKTLLNLKDFPTKYLDASDGLALAVCHFLNSGTAASSGSSKKSYTGWDAFVKNNPKRVDK, from the coding sequence TTGACAGAAAAAATTATCATAGGAATAGATCCGGGAACCAATGTAATGGGATATGGAGTCATCAGCATTAAAGGAAAAAAAATGTCGTTGCTTTGTATTGATGAGTTGTTATTGAATAAACTGGATTCTCACGCGTTAAAGCTAAAAAAAATATTTGATAAGACCCTCTCACTTATTGATACGTATCATCCGGATGAGTTAGCCATTGAAGAACCGTTTTATGCTAAAAATGTACAGTCTATGCTAAAGTTGGGAAGAGCACAGGGGGTGGCTATGGCTGCCGGATTGCTCAGGGAAATTCCAATTACCGAATATCTGCCTAAAAAAGTTAAAATGGCCATCACAGGAAACGGAAACGCATCTAAAGAACAGGTGGCAGGAATGTTAAAGACTTTATTGAATCTTAAAGATTTTCCTACTAAATATCTGGATGCTTCCGACGGTCTGGCTCTGGCAGTGTGTCATTTTTTAAATTCAGGTACAGCCGCCTCTTCCGGCAGTTCTAAAAAGTCTTATACCGGATGGGATGCTTTTGTAAAGAATAATCCGAAACGAGTAGATAAGTAA
- the pyrF gene encoding orotidine-5'-phosphate decarboxylase, translated as MINKEEFLLKAYKLGIIKFGDFTLKSGIHSPFYVDLRPLASSPELLRELSNHLLYLLKDSQYELICGVPYAALPMATAMSLESDVPLIVKRKESKGYGTKKMLEGIFEENQVCVLVEDVITSGKSLVETIEEVEKEALKVKDIVVVLDRQQGGIELLKNRGYNVFHLFSIGEVIDILYKHSLLSAEEAKKIKEFLEGKPMVSIQKVTRSSYEEKLKVQTHPVAQKLLQIAMQKESNLIASLDVTSSAELLDLAEKTGDQIVAVKLHTDIISDFSSEYVSELKNIAKEKNFLLFEDRKFGDIGNTQQLQFEKGIYKISEWADMITSHVIAGAESVKVFGETTGVVTIAEMSSKGTLTDGAYKAKAIEISEKAGNVIGCVAQSKLPETLLLFTPGVNMTSSGDSKGQQFNTPEKVFKEYHTDFIIVGRGIYASSDPQAEAEKYRKAGWESYKNNV; from the coding sequence ATGATTAATAAAGAAGAATTTTTACTTAAAGCGTATAAACTAGGTATAATAAAATTTGGAGATTTTACTCTTAAAAGCGGAATACATTCTCCTTTCTATGTAGATCTGAGACCTCTGGCATCCAGTCCGGAATTATTGAGAGAACTTTCCAATCATTTGTTATACCTGCTTAAAGATTCACAATATGAACTAATCTGCGGAGTTCCTTACGCAGCCTTACCTATGGCAACAGCTATGTCGCTAGAGTCAGATGTGCCCTTAATTGTAAAAAGAAAAGAGAGTAAGGGGTATGGAACTAAAAAAATGCTTGAAGGGATTTTCGAAGAAAATCAGGTATGTGTGCTTGTCGAAGATGTTATTACCAGCGGGAAGAGTCTTGTGGAGACTATAGAAGAGGTGGAAAAAGAAGCTCTGAAAGTTAAAGATATTGTCGTAGTTTTAGACAGACAGCAGGGAGGAATTGAACTGTTGAAAAACAGAGGATATAATGTATTTCATTTATTTAGCATAGGTGAAGTGATAGACATACTCTATAAACATTCGTTGTTAAGTGCAGAAGAGGCGAAAAAAATTAAAGAATTTTTAGAAGGAAAGCCTATGGTAAGTATTCAGAAAGTTACCAGAAGTTCCTACGAAGAAAAATTAAAAGTTCAGACTCATCCGGTTGCTCAAAAATTATTACAGATAGCAATGCAGAAAGAGTCTAATTTAATAGCTTCTTTAGATGTGACTTCCTCAGCGGAATTATTGGATTTGGCTGAAAAAACCGGAGATCAGATAGTAGCAGTAAAACTTCATACCGATATAATTTCCGATTTTTCGTCTGAATATGTTTCGGAGTTAAAGAATATAGCTAAAGAAAAAAACTTTTTATTATTTGAAGATCGTAAGTTTGGAGATATAGGGAACACACAACAGCTACAGTTTGAAAAAGGAATATATAAAATTTCCGAATGGGCGGATATGATCACTTCCCATGTAATTGCAGGAGCAGAAAGTGTTAAAGTTTTTGGTGAAACTACCGGAGTCGTAACAATTGCAGAAATGTCTTCTAAAGGAACACTTACTGACGGTGCGTATAAAGCAAAGGCTATTGAAATTTCTGAAAAAGCGGGGAATGTAATAGGTTGTGTAGCTCAGTCTAAACTTCCTGAAACCTTATTATTATTCACTCCCGGAGTAAATATGACCTCCTCGGGAGATTCCAAAGGACAACAATTTAATACTCCTGAAAAGGTGTTCAAAGAATATCATACAGATTTCATTATAGTGGGAAGGGGAATTTATGCATCATCAGATCCTCAGGCCGAAGCTGAAAAGTACCGAAAAGCCGGCTGGGAATCATACAAAAATAACGTTTAA
- the recJ gene encoding single-stranded-DNA-specific exonuclease RecJ yields MHNRWLIRPQPDTEKAQKLADELGFPIPISQLLLQRDIDTFNKTKAFFKPSLDELHDPFLMKDMEQATDRIIEALKNNEKILIYGDYDVDGTTSVAMMYLFISSLYENVGYYIPDRYEEGYGISFAGVDYAHENNFTLVISLDCGIKEAEKISYANKKGIDFIICDHHLPDETLPAAKAILDPQRTDCSYPYKFLSGCGVGFKLIQGLSVKLTIPFEKIYSYLDLVAISIAADIVPVTGENRLLTTFGLKQLLHHPRTGLKLFIPKETRETFSVNNVVFGIAPKINAAGRISHASNAVELLIAKNEIDARKIYSQINELNNERRELDANITSEAIQEIVKTGQIQTYSTIVFNKNWHKGVIGIVASRLIEEYYRPTLVFTEGKDKDLVASARSVPGFDIYKALEASSEYLEQFGGHMYAAGLSIKKENFLLFKDKFESIVRETIKENQRTPTIEIDQEISLNVINKRFFKLIKYFEPFGPGNMSPVFLAKNVNFAGNYTLMGKDKSHLKMVVFQNDFNHCFEVIAFKMGHLLPKFEKFSFDMVFSLYENHWQGKTFYQLQLKDVKFNES; encoded by the coding sequence ATGCATAACCGTTGGCTAATCCGACCTCAACCAGATACTGAAAAAGCTCAGAAGCTAGCTGATGAACTAGGATTCCCTATCCCAATCTCCCAACTGCTTCTGCAAAGAGATATTGATACATTCAATAAAACCAAAGCTTTTTTTAAGCCTTCACTGGACGAGCTACATGATCCGTTTCTCATGAAAGATATGGAACAGGCGACCGACCGAATTATCGAGGCTTTGAAAAATAATGAGAAAATACTTATTTACGGTGATTATGACGTTGACGGAACGACTTCCGTAGCTATGATGTATTTATTTATTTCTTCTCTATACGAAAACGTTGGCTACTACATTCCCGATCGTTATGAGGAAGGATACGGAATATCTTTTGCCGGTGTCGATTATGCCCATGAAAATAATTTTACTTTGGTTATATCTCTGGATTGCGGGATTAAGGAAGCAGAGAAAATATCGTATGCCAATAAAAAAGGGATCGATTTTATCATCTGCGATCATCACCTTCCGGATGAGACTCTGCCTGCTGCTAAAGCCATTCTGGACCCTCAAAGGACTGATTGTTCCTATCCGTATAAATTTCTTAGCGGTTGTGGAGTTGGCTTTAAGTTAATTCAAGGGCTATCCGTTAAGCTTACCATTCCTTTTGAAAAAATATATTCCTATCTTGATCTGGTTGCCATTAGTATTGCAGCCGATATTGTACCTGTAACGGGTGAAAACCGCTTATTAACTACTTTCGGATTAAAACAACTCCTCCATCATCCCAGAACAGGATTAAAACTTTTTATTCCTAAAGAAACCCGTGAAACCTTTTCGGTTAATAATGTCGTTTTCGGAATTGCCCCTAAAATTAATGCTGCTGGCAGAATCAGCCATGCAAGCAATGCTGTGGAATTATTAATTGCAAAAAACGAGATTGATGCCCGGAAAATTTATTCCCAGATTAATGAACTTAACAACGAAAGAAGAGAACTGGATGCCAATATAACTTCAGAAGCAATACAGGAAATTGTTAAAACAGGACAAATTCAAACTTACTCAACTATTGTATTTAATAAAAACTGGCATAAAGGAGTCATTGGAATTGTAGCATCTCGTCTGATTGAAGAATATTATCGTCCCACGCTGGTATTTACTGAGGGTAAGGACAAAGATTTGGTTGCATCTGCCCGAAGCGTACCCGGATTTGATATATATAAAGCTCTGGAAGCCTCCTCTGAATATCTGGAACAATTTGGCGGACATATGTATGCTGCTGGTCTTTCAATAAAAAAAGAAAATTTTCTCTTGTTTAAAGACAAGTTTGAATCCATTGTCCGGGAAACCATTAAGGAAAATCAAAGAACACCTACCATTGAAATTGATCAGGAAATTTCTTTAAATGTTATTAATAAACGTTTTTTTAAACTTATTAAATATTTCGAACCTTTTGGTCCGGGTAATATGAGCCCTGTATTTTTGGCTAAAAACGTTAATTTTGCAGGAAATTATACTTTGATGGGTAAAGACAAATCTCATTTGAAGATGGTAGTTTTTCAAAACGATTTTAATCATTGTTTTGAAGTAATTGCTTTTAAAATGGGACACCTGCTTCCCAAGTTTGAAAAATTTTCTTTTGATATGGTATTTTCTCTTTATGAAAATCATTGGCAGGGAAAAACTTTTTACCAGCTTCAGCTTAAAGATGTAAAATTTAACGAATCTTAA
- the nadD gene encoding nicotinate (nicotinamide) nucleotide adenylyltransferase, producing the protein MKTGLFFGSFNPIHIGHLIIANYIVESSDLEKLWFVVTPQNPFKKKSTLLDDHHRLEMVNLAIQSYPKFQSSNVEFSLPQPSYTIDTLVALKEKYPEQEFVLLMGKDNLNTFSKWKNYDQILKYHQILVYPRITEIIEETPVIHPNISEINAPIVEISSTSIRQMIKENKNIRPMLPPEVFDYIDGSNLYK; encoded by the coding sequence ATGAAAACTGGCTTATTTTTCGGTTCTTTTAATCCTATTCATATCGGGCATCTAATCATTGCCAACTATATAGTTGAAAGTTCGGATTTGGAAAAATTATGGTTTGTAGTAACGCCACAAAATCCTTTTAAAAAAAAATCAACTCTGTTGGATGACCATCACAGACTGGAAATGGTAAATCTTGCCATTCAAAGTTATCCTAAATTTCAATCCAGTAATGTTGAATTTTCATTACCGCAACCTTCTTATACGATTGACACATTGGTAGCCCTCAAAGAAAAATACCCGGAACAGGAATTTGTTTTACTTATGGGTAAAGACAACCTGAATACTTTTTCCAAGTGGAAAAATTATGACCAAATATTAAAATACCATCAGATTTTAGTATATCCCCGAATTACTGAAATAATTGAAGAAACTCCGGTTATTCATCCCAACATAAGCGAGATTAATGCACCTATTGTTGAAATATCATCCACTTCCATTCGTCAGATGATTAAAGAAAATAAAAATATACGCCCCATGCTTCCTCCCGAAGTATTTGATTATATAGACGGAAGTAATCTTTATAAATAA
- a CDS encoding 7-carboxy-7-deazaguanine synthase QueE produces the protein MKEKNMDLNLGTSLPIMEHFYTIQGEGRHTGTAAYFIRIGGCDVGCHWCDVKESWDPNLHPVSSAEEIACLAASHSKTIVLTGGEPLMWNLNPITRQLKDLGCTIHIETSGAYPLSGEIDWICLSPKKTSLPVQEVYDRAHELKVIVFNQHDFLFAEEQAEKTNDKAVLYLQPEWSNREKMTPKIIDYVMKNPKWHISLQTHKYLNIP, from the coding sequence ATGAAAGAAAAAAACATGGATTTAAACCTGGGAACCTCCCTGCCTATCATGGAACATTTTTACACCATTCAAGGTGAAGGTCGACACACCGGAACTGCGGCTTATTTTATCCGTATAGGAGGGTGTGATGTAGGTTGCCACTGGTGCGATGTAAAAGAAAGCTGGGATCCTAATCTTCATCCGGTAAGTTCTGCTGAAGAAATTGCCTGTTTGGCTGCATCTCACTCTAAAACTATTGTTTTAACCGGTGGGGAACCGTTAATGTGGAATTTAAACCCGATTACCCGTCAACTTAAGGATTTAGGCTGTACCATCCACATTGAAACTTCCGGAGCTTATCCGTTAAGTGGTGAAATTGACTGGATTTGTCTTTCTCCTAAAAAAACTTCTCTTCCTGTACAGGAAGTATATGACCGTGCTCATGAATTGAAAGTTATTGTTTTTAATCAGCATGATTTCTTATTTGCAGAAGAGCAGGCTGAAAAAACAAATGATAAGGCAGTCTTATATTTACAACCGGAATGGAGCAACAGAGAAAAAATGACCCCTAAGATTATCGACTATGTGATGAAAAATCCTAAATGGCATATTTCATTACAAACCCATAAATATCTTAACATACCTTAA
- a CDS encoding PepSY-like domain-containing protein, translating into MKKYLFLSVIVALSYSGMRSEMLKISNHLIEQLVTQQNVPGSAQRYIAKNYPEAYDIRWEYKAKEGLYKCEFKVRGEKYKITFTPKGKQVFFKGMISTSQLPAKIKRFIKKYYPDHQIVKSIETRNYNQSFYEIKLGSNIAGKHRSKNLKFNQQGKLMN; encoded by the coding sequence ATGAAAAAGTATTTGTTCTTATCCGTTATAGTAGCATTAAGTTATTCCGGAATGCGATCAGAGATGCTGAAAATCAGCAATCATTTAATTGAGCAGCTGGTTACTCAGCAAAATGTTCCCGGATCAGCTCAACGATACATAGCAAAAAATTATCCGGAAGCTTATGATATTCGTTGGGAATATAAAGCAAAGGAAGGGTTGTATAAATGTGAATTTAAAGTAAGAGGGGAAAAATATAAAATTACTTTTACACCTAAAGGAAAGCAAGTATTCTTTAAGGGAATGATTTCAACTTCTCAGCTTCCAGCAAAAATTAAGAGATTTATAAAAAAATATTACCCAGATCATCAAATTGTCAAATCAATAGAAACACGTAATTACAATCAATCTTTTTATGAGATTAAATTAGGTAGCAATATAGCGGGTAAACACAGAAGTAAGAACCTGAAGTTTAATCAGCAGGGAAAACTCATGAATTAA
- a CDS encoding peroxiredoxin has product MSLVGKKFPNISVDAMDHMGDDLKINIFEEATKKNKKVLLFWYPKDFTFVCPTELHAFQAALPEFEKRNTIVVGASCDTNEVHFAWLNTSKDNGGIEGVTYPILADTTRNLSNILGILDIQSSSYDEDFDTVVIEGSNVTYRATFLVDEEGKVFHESVNDMPVGRNVHEYIRLIDAYSHVQKYGEVCPANWEEGKEAMNADRKGVADYLSAH; this is encoded by the coding sequence ATGTCATTAGTAGGTAAAAAATTTCCAAATATTTCAGTAGATGCTATGGATCACATGGGTGATGATTTAAAAATAAATATTTTTGAAGAAGCTACTAAAAAGAACAAGAAAGTATTATTGTTCTGGTATCCAAAAGATTTTACTTTTGTTTGCCCTACTGAGTTACATGCTTTTCAGGCAGCTCTTCCTGAATTTGAAAAAAGAAACACGATTGTCGTGGGTGCTTCTTGTGATACAAACGAAGTACACTTTGCATGGCTAAACACATCTAAAGATAACGGAGGGATTGAAGGTGTTACCTATCCTATCCTTGCTGATACAACCCGTAACCTTTCCAATATTCTGGGAATTCTTGACATTCAATCATCTTCATATGACGAAGATTTTGATACAGTAGTTATTGAAGGATCCAATGTTACTTACAGAGCGACCTTTTTGGTAGATGAAGAAGGAAAAGTTTTCCATGAGAGCGTTAACGATATGCCTGTGGGTAGAAATGTTCATGAATACATAAGACTTATAGATGCTTACTCTCATGTACAAAAATACGGTGAAGTTTGTCCTGCTAACTGGGAGGAAGGAAAAGAAGCAATGAACGCAGACCGCAAAGGTGTTGCAGATTACTTATCCGCTCACTAA
- a CDS encoding thioredoxin family protein: protein MIQELEQDNLQEIVQDSSIVMVQYSASWCGNCRIMKPKFKKLAEGNEAISFVIADAEKFPESRKLANVTNLPTFAAFKDGKLINQIQTNKIEPLQDLLNEVTGN from the coding sequence ATGATTCAAGAATTAGAACAAGACAATCTTCAGGAAATCGTACAGGATTCTTCAATAGTTATGGTACAATATTCAGCTTCCTGGTGTGGAAATTGTAGAATAATGAAACCAAAATTCAAAAAACTGGCAGAAGGAAATGAAGCTATATCTTTTGTAATAGCAGATGCGGAAAAATTTCCTGAATCCCGAAAACTCGCAAATGTAACCAATTTACCCACATTTGCTGCTTTTAAAGACGGAAAACTGATTAATCAGATTCAAACAAATAAAATTGAACCTTTACAAGATTTATTAAATGAAGTTACCGGTAATTAA
- a CDS encoding DUF6952 family protein translates to MKLPVIKHLTQFIEKNDEDYINETIETLENLTESPGLKDEELDVIGELISNMYGAIEVNKMVKDGMEPKDALNAFMKRVLGSIDK, encoded by the coding sequence ATGAAGTTACCGGTAATTAAGCATTTAACTCAATTTATTGAGAAAAATGATGAAGATTATATTAATGAAACCATCGAAACTCTGGAAAATTTAACAGAATCTCCCGGATTAAAAGATGAAGAACTGGACGTAATCGGAGAACTTATTTCGAATATGTACGGTGCAATAGAAGTTAATAAAATGGTCAAAGACGGCATGGAACCAAAAGATGCATTAAATGCATTTATGAAGAGGGTTCTGGGCTCTATTGATAAATAG